In a single window of the Litorilituus sediminis genome:
- a CDS encoding methyltransferase yields the protein MISPFIIKDKNLFLSRFPVAQVNRSLQAWDAADEYLINYINEQQLITNNTNLAIFNDSFGALSCNFCTSDDFNGQVYSISDSYISQQGMLNNLAQNNLDASNITLLDSLAALPESINVILYKIPKSKSLLTEQLIKIKNSVTSDTVFIAADRAKEIHSSTLKIFEKYLGTTTTSLAVKKARLVFCQLNNKQRQQSPFPTLWQINNPYQDGDSTFSIANHANVYSREKLDIGARYFIENLPKVKENSQVIDLGCGNGVIGLHVLAQQPSAKVRFFDESYMAINSAQTNITHNLPQLTEQCQFQLNDCLAGVDSNSADLILCNPPFHQQTATTDHIAWQMFNDSFRVLKKGGELRIIGNRQLGYHIKLKRIFGNVKLIASNDKFVTQSAIKR from the coding sequence ATGATCAGCCCATTTATAATCAAAGATAAAAACCTCTTCCTTTCACGATTTCCTGTGGCGCAAGTCAACAGAAGTTTGCAGGCTTGGGATGCCGCAGATGAATATCTCATAAACTATATAAATGAACAGCAACTCATCACGAATAATACTAACCTGGCAATTTTTAACGACAGCTTTGGTGCGTTAAGTTGTAACTTTTGCACAAGTGATGATTTTAACGGTCAAGTTTATAGCATTTCAGACTCTTATATCAGTCAACAGGGCATGCTCAATAACTTAGCGCAAAACAATCTTGATGCCAGTAATATTACCTTGCTAGATAGCTTAGCAGCGCTTCCTGAAAGCATTAACGTTATTCTATATAAAATCCCTAAAAGTAAGTCTTTACTTACTGAGCAACTCATCAAGATTAAAAACTCTGTAACCAGTGACACTGTCTTTATTGCTGCAGATCGCGCCAAAGAAATACATAGCTCAACATTAAAAATATTTGAAAAGTACTTAGGAACAACGACAACATCATTAGCGGTAAAAAAAGCGCGTTTAGTTTTTTGTCAGCTCAACAACAAACAGCGACAACAATCACCGTTCCCAACCCTTTGGCAAATTAACAACCCCTATCAAGATGGCGATTCAACTTTTAGCATAGCTAATCATGCCAATGTTTATTCTAGAGAAAAGCTTGATATTGGCGCACGCTACTTTATTGAAAACCTACCTAAGGTTAAAGAAAATAGCCAAGTGATTGATTTAGGTTGTGGCAACGGCGTCATCGGCTTACACGTATTAGCACAACAGCCTAGCGCCAAAGTTCGCTTTTTTGATGAGTCTTATATGGCGATCAACTCTGCTCAAACCAATATTACACATAATTTGCCGCAGCTCACTGAGCAATGTCAGTTTCAGCTCAATGATTGTTTAGCGGGTGTAGACAGCAATAGTGCTGATTTAATTCTCTGTAACCCGCCGTTTCATCAGCAAACGGCAACAACAGACCATATTGCTTGGCAAATGTTCAATGATAGCTTTCGGGTATTAAAAAAAGGCGGCGAGTTAAGGATCATAGGTAACCGCCAACTAGGCTATCACATCAAATTAAAAAGAATTTTTGGTAATGTTAAACTCATTGCCAGCAACGACAAATTTGTCACTCAATCTGCTATTAAACGATAA
- the bolA gene encoding transcriptional regulator BolA, protein MTIKAIIEQKLLSAFSPTFLDVVNESHQHNVPPGSESHFKVIIVAKDFEGERLIKRHRAVNAILAQELSDNIHALALHTYTEKEWRDYYADNTPLSPNCLGGGK, encoded by the coding sequence ATGACTATTAAAGCCATCATTGAGCAGAAGCTGCTTTCTGCATTTTCCCCTACCTTTTTAGACGTTGTTAATGAAAGTCATCAACATAATGTGCCACCTGGCAGTGAGTCACACTTTAAGGTGATTATTGTTGCTAAAGATTTTGAAGGTGAACGTTTAATAAAACGTCATCGCGCTGTTAATGCTATTTTAGCACAAGAGTTATCAGATAATATTCATGCCTTGGCATTACACACTTATACAGAAAAGGAGTGGCGTGATTATTACGCCGATAATACGCCATTATCGCCAAATTGTTTAGGTGGTGGTAAGTAA
- a CDS encoding YajG family lipoprotein: protein MKRNFIYSLCLAATLSACSSAPTHLIVAPDLQVAASNLYADKSAQLKVTDMRTSNHIVQILKPGEAATILSSSERLEKIIENTLQDNWQKQGLTFSNLANNQIDISIEKAIISVEQATMSYNTQSEIILQVRINNGSQTLTNTFKSRANSEGALKADIAVLERDFNQNLNTLLQQVMQSKDIKAFL from the coding sequence ATGAAGCGTAACTTTATTTACTCCCTGTGTTTAGCCGCAACTTTAAGCGCCTGCTCTTCAGCACCAACTCATCTGATCGTGGCACCTGATCTTCAAGTAGCAGCCAGTAACCTTTATGCTGACAAAAGTGCCCAACTCAAAGTAACCGATATGCGTACAAGCAATCATATTGTACAAATCCTTAAACCAGGTGAAGCCGCAACAATTCTATCTTCTTCAGAGCGCCTAGAAAAAATTATTGAAAATACGTTACAAGATAATTGGCAAAAACAAGGCTTAACATTTAGCAACTTAGCTAATAATCAAATCGATATTAGTATAGAAAAAGCCATTATTAGCGTTGAACAAGCGACCATGAGCTACAACACACAAAGTGAAATTATTTTACAGGTGCGTATTAATAATGGCAGTCAAACCCTAACAAACACCTTCAAAAGTCGAGCAAATAGTGAAGGCGCTCTTAAAGCTGATATAGCTGTACTTGAAAGAGACTTTAACCAAAACTTAAACACCCTTTTACAGCAAGTCATGCAAAGCAAAGATATCAAAGCATTTTTATAA
- a CDS encoding peptidylprolyl isomerase — protein sequence MKQAIFSAILLCVLSVSFQSFGQNKAIDPTNIYPQVKLETSMGTIIVELDRVKAPITVDNFLTYVVTGEYNNTIFHRIVEDFVVQGGGYDKDFIAKKTNDDIINESGNGLKNDIGTIAMAKESRPHTANRQFFFNVADNTSLNPGKRWGYAVFGAIIEGEEVLEAMAKVKTDYNEALGWEDVPLEPIILIKATLLPAQ from the coding sequence ATGAAACAAGCAATCTTTTCAGCCATATTACTGTGTGTGCTAAGCGTTAGTTTTCAAAGCTTCGGACAAAACAAAGCCATTGACCCCACCAATATTTACCCACAAGTTAAACTAGAAACTTCCATGGGTACTATTATTGTCGAGCTTGACCGAGTTAAAGCGCCTATTACCGTAGATAACTTTCTCACCTACGTGGTAACCGGTGAATATAACAACACCATCTTCCATCGTATTGTTGAAGACTTTGTTGTACAAGGTGGTGGCTATGATAAAGACTTTATTGCCAAGAAAACCAATGACGATATCATTAATGAATCTGGTAACGGCTTAAAGAATGACATAGGCACTATTGCCATGGCCAAAGAGAGTCGCCCACACACAGCCAATCGTCAATTTTTCTTTAATGTTGCCGACAATACCAGCTTAAATCCAGGAAAACGTTGGGGCTATGCGGTATTTGGCGCAATTATTGAGGGAGAAGAAGTCTTAGAAGCCATGGCTAAAGTTAAAACGGATTATAATGAAGCGCTTGGTTGGGAAGATGTTCCCCTTGAGCCGATAATATTGATTAAAGCAACCTTATTGCCTGCGCAATAA
- a CDS encoding AmpG family muropeptide MFS transporter, with amino-acid sequence MPTTSFKQAIFNKRMLICIFTGFSSGLPLFVLYQLVPGWLRSEGVSLTEIGLFSLIGIPYVWKFLWSPLMDRYSFDGFGRRRSWMLSTQILLLVGIACFGYINPLEDIWSVAYLAAAVAFFSASQDIVLDAYRRELLPDNELGLGNSIHVQAYRLSGLVPGSLAFILADHISWQSVYMIVAAFMIFGILLTLFIREIETEHAAPKSLQEAVVLPFRDFIQSNGFKTSAYILMFLFLYKLGDSMATALQTPFFIDMGFSKTEIGVVAKTSSLVAMTIGLAVGGIVMIKLSINRALWLFGLVQIVSILGFAALAEVGHNTYALALAMGFEYLGVGLGTAAFTAFIARTTNPAFAATQFALFTALTALPRTFANATTGVIVEQIGWTNFYFLCTALAVPGMLMLLKVAPWHEPKDNKPIEQHA; translated from the coding sequence ATGCCAACTACCTCGTTTAAACAAGCTATTTTCAATAAGCGCATGCTTATTTGTATTTTCACCGGCTTTAGTTCTGGTTTACCGCTATTTGTTTTATACCAGCTTGTACCAGGCTGGCTTCGCTCTGAAGGGGTAAGTCTAACCGAGATAGGACTATTTTCCCTTATAGGTATTCCTTACGTGTGGAAATTTCTGTGGTCTCCACTAATGGATCGCTATTCATTTGATGGTTTCGGCAGAAGGCGAAGTTGGATGCTTAGTACGCAAATACTACTCTTAGTTGGTATCGCTTGTTTTGGATACATCAATCCTCTAGAAGATATTTGGTCAGTTGCCTATTTAGCAGCGGCCGTCGCCTTTTTTAGTGCCAGCCAAGATATTGTCCTTGATGCCTACCGACGAGAACTACTACCTGACAATGAACTTGGCTTAGGTAATTCCATTCATGTGCAAGCTTATCGGTTATCCGGCCTAGTACCTGGCTCACTCGCCTTTATTCTAGCAGATCATATAAGTTGGCAATCTGTTTACATGATAGTCGCCGCATTTATGATATTCGGTATTTTACTGACCTTGTTTATTCGTGAAATTGAAACTGAACATGCTGCACCAAAATCATTGCAAGAAGCAGTAGTACTACCTTTTAGAGATTTCATTCAAAGCAATGGCTTTAAAACCTCTGCTTATATATTAATGTTTCTGTTTCTTTATAAGCTTGGTGACAGTATGGCAACAGCACTGCAAACACCATTTTTTATTGATATGGGCTTTAGTAAAACAGAAATAGGTGTAGTAGCTAAAACATCATCACTTGTTGCCATGACCATAGGTTTAGCAGTAGGCGGCATAGTGATGATTAAACTCAGCATCAATCGCGCACTCTGGTTATTTGGCTTAGTACAAATCGTCAGTATTTTAGGTTTCGCTGCGTTAGCAGAAGTTGGTCATAACACTTATGCGTTAGCACTTGCCATGGGATTTGAATACTTAGGTGTTGGTTTAGGTACAGCTGCTTTTACCGCGTTTATTGCCCGAACAACTAACCCAGCCTTTGCAGCAACACAATTTGCGCTATTTACCGCATTAACGGCATTACCACGAACCTTTGCTAACGCAACAACAGGGGTAATTGTTGAACAAATTGGTTGGACTAATTTCTACTTTCTTTGCACAGCACTGGCTGTCCCAGGTATGCTAATGTTATTAAAGGTAGCCCCTTGGCATGAACCTAAAGACAATAAACCTATAGAGCAACACGCATGA